The Acipenser ruthenus chromosome 27, fAciRut3.2 maternal haplotype, whole genome shotgun sequence genome includes a window with the following:
- the LOC117426095 gene encoding protein SFI1 homolog isoform X3: MESSLKRKAFTVWTAMMYKNCLAHSHYRSHTLSTVFRVWRVQLLYVQAERSKQDRLSREFQNTTLLKQSFQHWRIKLAVHHMQLRRQQRITRITAHRWLQTVQQRKLEDLRLRANQLQNRMRLAAAFRTWCELKAAAETEQAGEEEGRHLLGKKKMQVVFTTWHLCCQERQRLQPLRLQIQRRQLSGCFEAWRRLVLQKSLSRSRVDELQRQTVRQCFQHWRRLLQLHWQHKTFLTRVLEDRRQRARETWKECEKNQDDCWAVGLHQRRACRGVDELSEDLVLQRALLKWKGECCKLQLASSFFRAREKHRLRQILSGWHRWAEQSLEGKVQRFGARLEQDLSRTVALPFIEESSISSGFHSNSPVCLSLDVSCSSAEQADQEVSYERTDLKACRIVSRGDVMKREPQVDLSERSLEQEECEPPLRTSSPLHSPQHGMEIADGLNQAVDVCSFSQSEQSAMTLYHSRHQRLKGLCHCAVVRMMHPSLSVSFYQWMEYVVMRQAERLLIGDFKERKNQSVMIWAFETWNEKKRSIVKARKHQDTVLQVHVIAVWKSFVSAQRSKEGLLKQATRFRNFHLLNMSFRTWEEQKKNLKVIRLRASELYRTERMGDWLQRKLERRRVQQGFALWAAQAWQAHNVKLYHRNAQLTRVLVAWREVTRAALLHKDKVVLFQTHTERRLLASCFTQWITNLQIAQQRQIALERSIIKQQNVQRATVMQRWKLATRGSQAHRIHNTALLKQAFDQWKEAAEAARIAEQRSREKEKRRLKLFYSSWSIWVKENKEQRLKSEVWRFHWQKRRMHHAFHQWITAQNNQAEADTLYQTHLLQRPFLKWMTVVQEQKQFSIVAVRRIGTLQVKAAFNTWRSRLEMHQALDSHLQKARQRTLRTAVRSWHHQVLSSQCRTRYLCKKYYCRWTQVVSLGTQRDSEGVLHTRTEEKCRRELGEKYLKKWRCAVLLKRFQRTQRSQRTERTWDQWRSLTGAVQFINNMCERRPLEKAWMRWRKRRIQAKVSQAFSAQQHRALLSEVFTAWRQVALSQKEDRGRVT, encoded by the exons ATGGAAAGCAGTCTGAAAAGAAAGGCCTTTACAGTCTGGACAGCGATGATGTACAAAAACTGCCTTGCCCACAGTCATTATAg GTCCCACACATTGTCTACTGTGTTTAGAGTGTGGAGGGTGCAACTGCTCTACGTTCAAGCTGAGAGGTCCAAACAAGACCGGCTGAGCCGTGAGTTTCAGAACACAACGCTGCTCAAACAGAGTTTTCAACACTGGAGAATTAAACTCGCAGTCCATCACATGCAGCTAAGAAGACAACAGAGAAtaaccag GATAACAGCTCATCGCTGGCTCCAGACTGTACAGCAGAGGAAACTTGAGGATCTACGCTTGAGAGCAAACCAGCTGCAGAATAGGATGAGACTAGCAG ctgcctTTAGGACATGGTGTGAACTAAAGGCTGCTGCAGAGACTGAACAAGCAGGAGAGGAGGAAGGGCGCCATCTACTGGGCAAGAAAAAGATGCAGGTTGTGTTTACAACCTGGCACCTGTGCTGTCAGGAAAGACAGAGACTACAGCCACTGCGACTGCAGATACAAAGAAGACAATTGTCAGG TTGTTTTGAGGCATGGCGCAGGTTGGTGCTTCAGAAGTCGCTGTCCCGCTCTCGTGTGGATGAACTTCAGAGGCAGACAGTGAGGCAGTGCTTCCAGCACTGGAGGAGGCTGCTGCAACTCCACTGGCAGCACAAGACGTTCCTCACGCGTGTGCTTGAAGACAGGCGACAGCGGGCCAGGGAAACATGGAAAG AATGTGAGAAGAATCAAGATGACTGCTGGGCAGTGGGGCTTCATCAAAGGCGTGCTTGCCGTGGAGTGGATGAGTTATCTGAAGATTTAGTACTTCAAAGAGCCCTTCTGAAATGGAAAGGGGAATGCTGTAAACTGCAGCTGGCCAG CTCGTTTTTCAGGGCTCGAGAAAAACACAGACTGCGGCAGATCTTGAGTGGGTGGCACAGATGGGCAGAGCAGTCTTTAGAGGGCAAAGTCCAGAGGTTTGGTGCCAGACTGGAGCAGGACCTGAGCAGAACAGTGGCATTGCCGTTCATAGAGGAGTCCTCAATATCTTCAGGTTTCCACAGCAACTCCCCCGTCTGTCTCTCCCTAGACGTATCTTGCAGTTCTGCGGAACAG GCGGACCAGGAGGTAAGTTATGAGCGCACAGATTTAAAGGCTTGCCGGATCGTATCCAGAGGAGATGTTATGAAAAGGGAGCCTCAGGTTGACCTGTCAGAGAGATCCCTGGAGCAGGAGGAGTGTGAACCCCCTCTGCGGACTTCCTCTCCCCTGCACAGTCCCCAGCATGG GATGGAAATTGCAGACGGGTTGAACCAGGCTGTTGACGTCTGCTCATTTTCGCAGTCAGAACAAAGCGCAATGACTCTTTACCACAGCAGACACCAGAGATTAAAG GGCCTGTGTCATTGTGCTGTCGTCAGGATGATGCACCCATCGCTCAGTGTCTCTTTCTACCAGTGGATGGAGTACGTGGTGATGCGCCAAGCAGAGAGGCTTCTGATTGGAGACTTTAAGGAACGCAAGAACCAGTCTGTGATGATCTGGGCATTTGAGACCTGGAATGAAAAAAAGAGATCAATAGTCAAAGCTAGGAAGCACCAG GATACTGTGCTACAGGTTCATGTTATTGCTGTTTGGAAAAGTTTTGTGTCGGCGCAAAGAAGCAAAGAAGGACTACTGAAACAGGCAACTCGGTTCCGAAACTTCCACTTGTTAAACATGAGCTTCAGAACATGGGAAGAGCAG AAGAAGAACTTGAAAGTGATCCGTCTCCGTGCCTCAGAGCTGTACAGGACGGAGAGAATGGGGGATTGGCTACAGAGGAAACTGGAGAGACGAAGAGTACAGCAAGGCTTTGCACTCTGGGCAGCACAAGCATGGCAGGCACACAACGTGAAGCTGTACCACAGGAACGCCCAGTTAACAAG AGTGCTTGTAGCTTGGCGTGAAGTGACCAGGGCTGCGCTGTTACACAAAGACAAGGTGGTCTTGtttcagacacacacagaacgAAGGCTTCTCGCCTCGTGCTTTACTCAGTGGATCACAAACCTCCAGATTGCACAGCAAAGGCAAATTGCTCTGGAGCGTAGTATAATCAAGCAGCAGAACGTTCAGAGAGCAACTGTGATGCAGAGGTGGAAACTGGCCACAAGGGGGAGCCAAGCGCACAGAATACACAACACGGCTTTGCTGAAACAG GCGTTTGATCAGTGGAAGGAAGCGGCAGAGGCTGCCAGGATTGCTGAACAGCGTTCAAGGGAAAAGGAGAAGAGAAGATTGAAGCTGTTTTATAGTTCCTGGTCAATCTGGGTTAAAG aaaataaagaacaaaGATTGAAGAGTGAAGTCTGGAGATTTCACTGGCAGAAGAGGAGGATGCACCATGCCTTCCATCAGTGGATTACAGCACAAAACAACCAAGCAGAAGCAGACACACTCTACCAAACACACCTCTTGCAGAG GCCCTTTCTCAAATGGATGACTGTGGTTCAGGAGCAAAAGCAGTTTTCCATTGTGGCGGTCCGTAGAATCGGCACCTTGCAAGTGAAGGCAGCGTTTAATACCTGGAGATCACGTCTGGAGATGCATCAGGCCCTGGACTCCCACCTTCAGAAAGCAAGACAGAGGACTCTGAGGACTGCAGTGAGATCCTGGCATCATCAG GTTCTGTCAAGTCAATGTCGCACCAGGTACCTTTGCAAGAAGTATTACTGTCGCTGGACTCAGGTAGTCTCCCTAGGCACGCAAAGGGATTCTGAGGGTGTACTGCACACTCGAACCGAGGAGAAATGCAGGCGTGAACTGGG TGAAAAGTACTTGAAGAAGTGGCGCTGTGCAGTTCTCCTAAAGCGGTTTCAGAGGACGCAGAGGAGTCAGCGGACAGAACGGACCTGGGATCAGTGGAGAAGCCTGACTGGAGCAGTGCAGTTCATCAACAACATG TGTGAGCGCAGGCCGCTGGAGAAAGCTTGGATGAGATGGAGAAAGAGGCGCATACAGGCGAAGGTGTCCCAAGCCTTTTCAGCTCAGCAACACAGGGCCCTGTTATCTGAA GTCTTCACAGCTTGGCGTCAAGTGGCCCTTTCCCAAAAGGAAGACAGAGGAAGGGTAACATGA